gcctattaatttcatttggtgaaccctagttcttttatcgcaggaataagtaaataacttttccttattgactTTTTGCACAATAATCATAATTTTATAgatctgtcatatccccccttattctcctcttttctaagatgaaaagtccaagtctttctaatctctcttcatatgggacctcttccaactccctcatcagttttgttgcccttttctgaacattttccaatgcctatctttttttgagataaagcaaccacatctgtatgcagtattcaagatatggctGTGAGACAGGCTCTCACAGCTATTGCTTCCCAAGCACTAAAAGTGAGAGAGCCTGTCTTCAAATGGAGGCTATATGTGTGGGATGGTCACAACTGTAATACTGTTAGTCAAACTGGCTGCTTGCTTAAAGCTTACAGAGGAATGGCTGATGGGTTCAAATTGGATTAGATCTGTCTCCCTGGAGAAGTCTTGCACTCTTACTGGAGACGATGCCTGCCAGAAATACCACTGGAAATGCTGCTGGTGGGGTTGAGACACTGCTTTAGTGCTGAGGTATCAACTCCCAGGGTACATAATGTAGTTCAGCTGTCTTTAAAAGAAGGCAGtatcctctttttttccccccctcagaaAACAAAACTGTCCAACAGGTAAGTGCTCCTATAGTTTgttgcagtggttctcagccagggggGTGAAGCCCATAGGGGGAtgcaagcaggtttcagggggtcTGCCAAACTAAACCAGAGAGCACAGCCTGTGTTAGTCAATAGGGTCCAGGGCAGAAAGCAGCAGCCTGTGCCCTACTGGATAGGACCAAAGCTGAAGCTTGAACCCTGCCCTGTGGctctgaagccaaagcctgagcaacttagctCCTTGGGCTCCTGCTTGCTGTACCCTAGTGCCAGTCCTGGCTTTTAATCTACTGGCTAGGCAGAAAACCAGTTGTGGCATTGGACTCGTTATCTGAAAGCTTTGAGGCTATAACCTTACATAGCTCATCCCACTGTAGAGGCCTCTTTACCACTAGACTGTCTTCTACAATGTCAACTTTAAGCTCTTCCTTGGTGGATTCTGATGCTTGCAACCAAATTTCTGAATAAGTTTCCTAGCTCTCTCAATCCAGCCTCTCTGCTTGGAGACTCCAGTCTTTGATTCTAGTGCAAAGGAGCTGAGGTAGGTTGGGGTGGCACCATCCCATGGGTGGCACCAGAAGATGCATCTGCCAACCACAGGTACAGGTTggggacctccttggtccagcacctgACCACtcctggataagggattttgctggaccggaGGTGGCCATTCCTGGTCCCCTTGCCACTGCTATCCCCCCCAGCCTTGGCCTAACTACAGACCCCCTGCTGCTCTTTGCACCAGGTTCCCTCACCAGGCATGCCTGGCCTGGCAGCTGTGCCCAGAAGCCCTTACCACCTCTGTGTACCAGAAAAATCTAATACAAATCCCTGAAATTCAGGCAACAATGAGGGAATTAGGGCACAGGGTGAGGCTGAAGGATTTAGGGTGCCACCTGCCCTGAGGAGAAAGgactcccttctccccagccctctcCATCTCAGCAGCTTTGGGCCAGGTGAGACCTCTCtccacagctccagcagccacaggtgggagaggggtgccTGTCTTCTAGCTGGCAGTTTCAACTTGGGACCAGTGGCCAGAGGCATGTCTGCCCCAGCAACTTCAGGGCTTGGGGCAAGACATCCCTCCCCACTGCAGTCTTGAGTGGGCCATGCAACTTAGAGAATTTAGCTAGGAGGAGACTCAGCAATGCCCTAGGGCCCATACAGACTGATGCATTCTCCTCTCAGCCATGCATGGTTCTGTATTCAATACCCACTTCCTTAAAAATAGCAATTCCTTTATCAGTTTCTTACATTCGTAACAGGAGTAGCAatcctccctgggagcagggctcatCCTTTTATCAAGCACCAGTCCCATTTCTGAAGAAATACCATGCAAAGGGTTTGCTGAAAAGGGCTTTGTAAGAGATGGTAGAAAAACATGCTTCAATAACACTTGTTAAAATCAAACAATAAGATGGAAGAGGCTGCCTTAAGCATAGGCTTATTACAACTGTAGTCCAGTGTTCTCTGCTTCTCAGGTTTCCAGTTTGTGCAAGGGAGGGGTGGCTTAGTCTGTATGTGTAAAATGCATTATATTTGGATAAAGGGGATGATAGAAACAGCTTCATCACAGAAAATAATGCTTCCATGTAGACTGAACATTGAACAAAATTTCCCTTTCTTCACCATTGTTATCAGCTTGAATACGCACCAAGGCTAGACACTGAAAATAAGATGCATGCTAAATGCTCAAGAGGAGCAAATGTTAAATCAAGTTTATTAAAATCCACTTGTAGTGTTTCAGAAAAATGTACAGACACTTTTTTTTGGTAGCAGCTTAAGCCATTACAGGTATTTTAAAGCAAAGATCCTAACTTGCTGCAAAgaatattttatatttgaaaatacatTACACCAACCATTTCCCTATAGCCTACATTATCTGTAAAAGATTAACAGAAAAATGGCAAAAATAACCTTATAGAACACAATCCAAAAGAAAATTGTATATTACAGGAAGTATTTTCACAAAGTTTTACATTTTATAGGAGGGACAGAACATCCTGGAGTGCAATAAACCCCCCCCATCTGTACAGGTGAACTTAGTGTCTAGCTACGGAGTGTAGCTAACCGTGACTGCATTGCTTCAatatcttcttcctcttcttcatccACTACACCAACAGCCCCTATGGGTTCTGGTTCTGGAAGAGCATCTGTAACTTTGCTAGGTGCTTTACCCAATGCCCCTGCAAACAAGATAAAGTCCATAAACATAATTAATCAGTCGGTGGCCTGTACTTAACAAATGGACAAGTTTGTTGTGTCGCTGCACATTTTGGAGGTTTAAAAATAATAGAACTGCCACTGATGTCTGGCTGATACAGTACATTGGAAATTTGGAGAGAAGTGATTAGGTCATCTAAGCAATAACTAGTTCCTAGCATGTACCTTACAATATTTTGCCCATTTAAATTGTCTAGTGCATTGGTCACCAACCAGatgatcaggatctactggtagatcatgGCGCTTCTGAGGgtatcctgactggtttggccaagaggctatcaagtaccagcatttcagctgcccctccccctgctgctcatctcctgccctttgccttggagctgcctctctcccctggtgagcctcctgcttgctgggcagggcagggcagggtaggGAGAAGAAGAGTgttgatgtcaaggtgccccctctcccactctgtatcctttctccacagagcagagagggggtacAACAGGACATGGGATTGAGTTTGTTGGCTGCTGTTGAGTGgtacagagccagggcaggggtgagcctgccttagcctcattGCACCACCACACAGAGCCAACTGAGGTAAGCAGGGTCCAGCTAGAGCCCAAATCATGAACCCCTCTATACACCTAGCCTTGAGCATCCAAACActgttccagagcctgcacctagaatcccCTTCTActccccaactgcctgccccaagagcaaagcccctctcgcactccagatcccttaatccaagaccaaagcctgcaccccaaccctctgccctagcctgATTAAAGTGGGTGAGGCTGAGCAAGAGAGGgcagatggagtgaacagggacagagccttggaggaggggcgggaaggaggcagggcaggagtatTTATATTTTgagatagatcttggattgcTCTTAAATTCAAAAGGTGATCTTGTTCTTAAAGGTTGTAGAGCCTTGGTCTAGTGCAATGGTGGTTCTTCGAGAGATGTTGCTGCGAGTgctccagggcttcctggaaggTCACAAACAGATTTCAAGGGAGTCTGCCACATAGGACCAGCGTCAGATTTCCTGGGGCCCAGGGTGGAAAGCCAAAGCCCGAGCGCATGGGGCTGAAGTCCAAGTTCTGAGCCCTGCCaccagggctgaagctgaaagATGAGCATTGTAGTTTTGTGGGGCTCCAGTTAActgccctgcttgctacctcCTATGCCGGCCTTGGCTTTTATGTCCAGGAAACCAGTTATGGCACAGGTGGGCCATggaatttttatagtggggaaagaggaggaggaagagagactcAGAAGGAAAAATGGTGAGAATCCCTGGTCTATTACAGCACTGTATTCTAACTACAAGGGCCttggggaaagagagaggaagaCTCATGTCAGGACACTAGAGCGACCTGCTCCCTACCTTTCTGGGGCTGCAGGTAAAGCAGACTGAAAGTACCTTGCCTTTCTGTTTTATTCCTCAGACTCTTAATATTTGTGAATGGGAAGAGCTCCTAGATACAGAGCAGCTTCACTTTTCTTCCCACAGTGCTAATCAATGACACCGTCTATGAGCTCAATCCATAAACCCAAGTGCTGGAGAGAATTATGCCTCTTCTGGTAAGTGAGCAGAGTGGTcaagagttgtttttttttttttttttttaagaaaagaaatGTGAGGCAGGGAAAGAGAACCCAAAAGGAGGGGTGTGGGAACAGGAGATACAGCAAAGCATGGAGCCGGGCACCTAATTCACCAGAGGGCCTGGCCAGTAAGAAGGCTGGGACTTGCAGGACTTCCAGCTTCCCTATAGCCCTTCAGATAATAGTCTACAGTCAAAATCCTCTGAATCAATATTTTATATTCAAAGCACTTTCACAAGTTCTCACAGTTAATTTGGAAGATTTTCCAATTATTCAGGCTAGATTTTACTTAAAGGGACAcactcaagggctatgtctagactggcaagttcaaaaaacttgccagctgtctacactggccacttgaatttccgcaagaacactgacttcctactgtctgaaatcagtgcttcttgcggaaatactatgctgctcccattcgggcaaaagtcccttttgtgcaaagcttttgcgcaaaagggccagtgtagacagctcagatttgtttcacgcaaaaaagccccaatcgcgaaaatagcgatcggggattttttgcgcaaaagcgcgtctagattggccacggacgcttttctgcaaaaagtgcttttgcggaaaagcgtccgtgccaatctagacgctcttttctgcaaacgcttttaacggaaaacttttctgttaaaagcatttgcagaaaatcatgccagtgtagacgtagccaattagTTCAGAGTCAGTTTTTTGGGTGGTGTTTATGTTATGTGAGATCCAATAGAGATTTCTGTTTTTCAAAACCTGGGGGAAATGGTTAAACTGAAGTGTGTTTAGCCCAAATATGGTAGCATCCTGTAACCCAGGCTAGAATAGAATCTAAAGCTACAGTGTCTGCTATTATTACTGTACAAAATGAGAAACAAAGTAAGTGCACAGTATCAACCAAGACTTTCAAAATTCTGGTTTAAGGGGTTATTAGTGCCAAAGGAAACTGACATTTTAACCTATGTCAGGTTATTGCCTTATTTTATCTATGAGGTTTTTGGAACTACCCTAACCAGTTCTTTCCCGCCTCAGTATTTATGATTAGCAGATAGAGAACTTCTGTTCCATTGCTGCAGGCCCCATCTAGTAAAATACTGACCACTCCCTACTGCCACTAAAGCTAAGGGTATTCAACACTTTGTAGAATTGGTTCCCCAGACATATATGTAAGGTAATACAGAGGATCTAATTGTGTAATAGGAATCAATGAATATTGCCATTTGATACACTGAGAACAGGACCACATTCTCAGTCCTCATAACACATTTGTGTATCAGATTCATGCACTTACCAGCTGTAATCTCAAACAGTATTTTATCAATTTCCATCTCTGCTTCCTCTTCCATTTCCTCCTGGTCTTCCATACCTTCAAAAGTATCCTCTAACATGTCTTCTATGATACCAGCCTATATGGAAACAGAAGGTAACAAATCCAATTTCTGAGACTTATTAGTGACCCAGCAAGGAGCACAGCACTTTAAGGAAATTTCATAATTGTCTGGTTTATGCCTGCCACAATCATGCCTATCAAAAGATTCAGCTTTGCTCCCAATAATAGCCTAACTCAGCGGTCTCCAACcgttttacactcaagatcactttttaaatgccagggcaagccaggatctaccccatcccttccctgagagcccaccccttccttgaggccctgccctctccaaaccTTTCTGCGGACTACCccattgctaatggaaactcacctttAATTACATAACTACacttgagccattttgctagtgctgcagctgggaagaatggtttaatttaagtaaacagattaagtgttttaactttctcatgttagttgatcaaacttcatttgaaGTAAAgtgaaatattatgtccaacacaaaaggtttcaatgttttctttatttatggcagggatgaggaatcttttttgggtcgggggccactaaccccacagaaaaatcagttgggaactacagtagtgagaagcaaaaagattCCTTccaaaacctccaaccctcactgatgggccccaactgagacacctcacttctggcactccagaccccacagggtgaggggaaggagcagggaggactgaggttcagggcttcccataagccagatttacttttctggggttccagagttagtggatgtTGTGGATCCCCTTAGGGTCTggagtgggaacaaaaatgaggggttcaatgtatgggacagggctgccagtgagtggcaATGTTAGGGGTCTAAACCCTGCAGTACCAAAAAAAATATATCCCAATGGAATTTCTAGTAAAAGTTTCCAAAAGTTTTAGTTGACAGAAAATAAAATTTGAGCATATGTAATTGCGTGTGCCTGGAGCATTAACATAGGCTGGCGCTCAAAGGTTTCAGTATGTTACTGTTGCACTGAGGGGGATGGGGCAATCTAGGGGATCAGGCGAGGGGGAATCATGGGGCTGAgaggagcgaggctggagcagagggaagatgtgaggggggaatacaattttactttgcagaagttgCACTTTCGTTTTGGATGAGCAAAAAATGAAGCCAATTGTTTATTCTGGCCAAACAGAGAAAGATGCAATACAGTAACTAGAATGAAAAAACCCTCAAGGTTTATAAACTTCAGTTTTAATACTCTGGACTATTAAACAcacttttaaataattttcttgTATTAAATCAAGTATTCCTTTAATTCAGAAGCTCTCAAAGTGTAGTGGTCTGTGGCCATCTTGTAGGTGGACCACAGGCTTGGGGCTTGCCCCTCCTGTAGCGGGAAGCCTGCACTAGTGCTCCAGGTCCaagtcctcccaccctgcaaggttggagcaccagtgctagCTTTCCACTGCAGGGGTTGGGGGAaccttgtgggccagatctggcttgcaggATAAGGAAGTGGCTCCGTGCgctgctgctcttgctccccttggctgggggaagggcagcacagGAAAGTACTCACCTGGAGGTCGAATCAAAGCCAATGGAGCAGCGGGGGGCATAGAGCCAGGTAAGAGCTCTCCattcccttcatgcccagactccACATCCCTATCCCCCTCAGAACCTCCCTCCTGCCAAAACACCTCACCCACACCTTGCTGCTGCACCCTCCTTTCTGTCCAGACCCCCACCATCagtctgcacccaaccgcccacCCATATCTCCCCCGCAGTCCACACCTGCACACAacccccacccagatcctgcactcccacaccctcctgcacccattttgccattgtgggtggctggctggtggtccacagaaaggtctcCGTCGAGTGGGGTGGGCtgcgggccaaaaagtttgagaacccccacTTCAATGGCAGTGCAGCAAGACTCTGGAAGCAGTATATCCTGTCAGAATATATTGTAAACTCTTCAAGGCAGACACTGTCTCACTATGTGTTTGCACTGTCCCTGACAATATAAGCCCAATCTTAGTTTGAACCTTTAGGTGCTATTGCAATACTTAGGACTATATTTCAGAACTTACCTTCATCATTTCTTTGGACAATTCCCTCATTGTTGCCTGAATTTCAGGGATTTTTACTAGATTTTGCATGGCTTTCATGACCTCTGTGCTCTTCTGTAGGGAACCTGCAACTCTGAGGACAGCTGCCAAAAGAAGGCATGAAAAGGCTTTACAATGCAGCCAGCACAGGGGAATAAAACTGACAGTCCTGCTTGTACACATTTTTATGCACTGTCCTAGATTCCAAAACGATATTAAGAAAAGAGATTGTCCATTTACTTAATCATCTTCTAAacttgaaaatatttattttagaagATATGAAAAAATCTGACTTTCCCTGTTTTTGAAAG
Above is a window of Pelodiscus sinensis isolate JC-2024 chromosome 5, ASM4963464v1, whole genome shotgun sequence DNA encoding:
- the LOC102450820 gene encoding charged multivesicular body protein 3 isoform X2, which translates into the protein MGLFGKTPEKPPKEMVNEWSLKIRKEMRVLDRQIRDIQREEEKVKRSVKDAAKKGQKDVCVVLAKEMIRSRKAVSKLYASKAHMNSVLMGMKNQLAVLRVAGSLQKSTEVMKAMQNLVKIPEIQATMRELSKEMMKAGIIEDMLEDTFEGMEDQEEMEEEAEMEIDKILFEITAGALGKAPSKVTDALPEPEPIGAVGVVDEEEEEDIEAMQSRLATLRS